From Candidatus Latescibacter sp., a single genomic window includes:
- a CDS encoding DUF5615 family PIN-like protein yields the protein MKLLIDMNLSPDWVEVFQQQGWQSLHWSTVGDLRAPDKDIIEWARANGYILFTHDLDFGTILATTRAQGPSVIQVRAQDILPQSMGSRLVQIVQSYQSVLESGVLITVDENRSRIRILPFK from the coding sequence ATGAAACTTCTGATTGATATGAATCTTTCTCCAGACTGGGTTGAAGTATTCCAGCAGCAGGGATGGCAATCCCTGCATTGGTCAACGGTGGGTGATCTTCGCGCGCCGGATAAGGATATCATAGAATGGGCACGCGCCAATGGCTATATCTTGTTCACTCATGACCTTGATTTTGGGACTATTTTGGCTACGACTCGTGCACAAGGGCCGAGTGTGATACAGGTTCGCGCTCAGGATATTTTGCCGCAGAGTATGGGGTCTAGACTGGTGCAGATAGTGCAGTCCTATCAATCGGTGCTTGAGAGCGGAGTACTGATCACGGTAGACGAAAACAGATCACGGATACGGATTCTGCCATTCAAATGA
- a CDS encoding helix-turn-helix transcriptional regulator: MKTRIKEFRARHDLTQAQLAEMLGVRRETISFIEQGKYNPSLKLAHRIARALKSSLDEIYIFDDEDNTTDIEKV, from the coding sequence ATGAAAACGCGCATAAAGGAATTCCGCGCCCGTCACGACCTCACCCAGGCGCAGCTCGCTGAAATGCTCGGCGTCCGTAGGGAGACCATATCTTTCATCGAGCAGGGGAAATACAATCCATCGTTGAAGCTGGCTCACCGGATTGCCAGGGCTCTAAAATCATCCCTCGATGAGATTTACATCTTCGATGATGAGGATAATACAACCGATATAGAGAAGGTATAA
- a CDS encoding DUF433 domain-containing protein, translating into MQNLTRITFDPNVMGGKPCIRGLRVTVGTIVGLVAAGYSTADILKAYPYLEEEDIREALTYAAWRTEEIELPLVKP; encoded by the coding sequence ATGCAAAACCTGACTCGCATTACCTTTGACCCGAACGTGATGGGGGGCAAACCTTGTATTCGTGGATTGCGTGTCACTGTCGGAACGATTGTCGGATTGGTGGCCGCCGGATATTCCACTGCGGATATTCTTAAAGCCTATCCCTATCTCGAAGAGGAAGATATTCGTGAGGCCCTCACTTACGCGGCCTGGCGAACAGAAGAAATCGAACTGCCTCTGGTCAAACCATGA